aagtggcaacccactccagtattctctcttgcctggggaaatcccatggactgaggagcctgacagcctgtagtccatggggtcacaaagagctggacacgactgagcaactgagcatgcacgcacacatcaCGTTAATACTATGCCACTTACAATAGagctgaaactttaaaaattctttgcagTCTCACCTTccacctctagaaacatctttcTAAACTAAGAGACATAAAAGTGAATATCCTTATTCAAGGATGGACACTAGAACCATTTAATACTAACTTATTCCAGTGTTTAATCCCATTCCTGCCAagaatttgttatttttcttacctGTTACCATTTAAACTCAGTTTCTCCAATTTGTATTCTCATGGCATATGTCAGGTACTTAATACGtgctgaatggatgaataagaaaaaatatgtggCATTTACCTTATATATTAGTCGTTTTGATTTGTAAGAGTAGTTTCCATCCCTTTACCTTCTCTTTTGCTTAAATGCTTTCTCATCCTTagtaaatcagaatttctgttGGTTGGTTGAATTCTaatggttttctttgttgttatctgcttaatctattattttttaaaatgtataatccaAAACCAGACAATATCTCCAGTAGATTATAGTGAAATAAAGTGTTGACAATCTGGTAAACTCTATTAAATTTCTAAGCAGACACAGGTTAACTCATTGCACTTACATATACATCAGTAGAAtttatctcctttttctttttgtgaccGTTATAGTCctgaagcttttgaattctcttttCTTAGCATGTTAACAACCCAATAGGATTCTAATAAAATTTacaaacttaataaatattttatctaattCATTAATGGTATTTAACATGGCCTCTCACCTGCCCCTTCATGATTCCTCAAGAAAACTATCAGGTTGATACTGAGCCTTGGATGCCATTTTTTCAAGGCAGTGGTCTAGTTTGTTTTACTTAAGCTGTAGGTTGGACTAAGCTatatattcttgtttttttatgAGGAATATCATATAAGACATAAGACTAGTGGTATGCTATTTAACAGTGCTGTGCTtcgtcgcttagttgtgtctgactctctgcaaccccaaggactgcagtcccccaggatcctccatccatggggattctccaggcaagaatactggagtgggttgccatgccctccttcaggggatcttcccaacccagggatcgaacccaggtctcccacattgcaggcagattctttaccatctgagacaccagggaagccccatttaacaGTGCTAGGCATATAATAAATTCACTAGATTCTAATTGATTTAGTCTTCTTTACTATCACTCTAAAACAGAACACACAAAAACTGTCATAATTTGTTTCCCCCAAATCATGTTTATTCAGTCTCTAATAGTTAGAAGTTTTTCATATGATGTTATCTTAGCTATTAAGTTTACTTTTAGCTAACTGGTCCATAATGTCAATGCCATGCACCCTCTCTCTAGGGACTCTCTGGCTCTGCAGAAGAGGTAATGGTTACTATCATGACATACACtttattatacatatttttcattATCCTTTGCTGATTTGAACACAgttgtttttcagtctttttattttttccgcTCTATCCATTATGTGTTTTTCTATTTAACCAAGTAAGAGAAATTCTGTTACTTCCTGAATACCTTGCTCCTACACCTTTCttgatttgtcttttaaaatcttgCTTCAGTTTTTTTCTCTGCAAACTGTGTTAACACAGATACGAATTTGGGGTTGTTCACAGATATGTTTAGTTTGTTTTGTGTTAGGTACAGCAGcacagaaatacatatatatctatctgATTACTTAATGGTGTTCACTCTTAGTTTTACTTGagctaataaataaatgttaaggaCTTTTGATAATGACCAGTTAAATGTGAGTATGTCCTAATGGacacatttgaaaattttataggACGATGAAGATTTAAGAAATGTCCAATTTTCCTTTAGTAATCAAAAGTCATACTTAATGCAAAacactttagtttttcttcacattGAATTCATTTTGTCTGTTTCACTATAGGTATTTGGAATGGAACTCGTTGGCTGCTTATTTTCTAGAAACTGGAATGTAAGAGAGATGGCTCTCAGACGTCTTTCCCACGACGTTAGTGGGGCTCTGCTACTGGCAAATGGGGAGAGCACTGGAAATTCTGGGAGCAGTAGCGGAAGCAGTCCAAGCGCTGGAGCCACCagtgggtcttcccagaccagtatCTCAGGAGATGTGGTGGAGGCATGCTGCAACGTTTTGTCAATGGTCTGTGCTGACCCTGTCTACAAAGTGTACGTTGCTGCTTTAGTAAGTAGCTTTATTCTCTAACTGTACCTGTATGGGTTTGCTTtgggttgttgtttgttttcttttttttttcttcttgacagCTTGCAGTTACCATTTTTAAGATTCAGTAAAACTACATAATTTGATTTTGGAAAAtccaaattttgtttttattttataatcccAGGAAATTGCAATTTTCCATTTAGCATCTTCACTtggattttccttcttttaatctGGTTAAGTTTTCTTATATGCTGTTGTAAAGTAGCAATAGCTAGCTGTTCATATCTTTATTTGCCTTACCTTATACATGAccaaatcaaaaatattttatgggGTAGCAAAGTAACCAAAGTtacctttggttttttttttttaaaaattggtattaGTAGACATTAAgagctgatttttaaataaacattgtaTGGAAATTCAGAAACTTTGTCACAAAAGGGGATTGTGACATAAATTACTGAGTTGTTTTTCTAGTTTAATCTGTTAGAAGCTGTGTTTCATGATGAGATAGAATGACAAGGAGGCTGTTCTGTTTGTAATTTTGTAGGCTAAAATTATGAGTACTTACATCTTTAGAACAGAGTTTCTCAACCTCCACACTTACTGACATTGAGACAGGCATCTTATGCAGCATAGGATGTTTAGCAACATTCCTGGTCTTCACCCACTACATGGCAGTGGcagccctctcctctcctcagtCAAAACCAGCAGTGTCTCCAGGCATTGCTGAATGTCTCCTGAGGGTTGAAAATGCCCCCAGTTCAGAACCACTGCTTTAGAATAATCCTTACCTGATCTTTTGAAAACTCATTCATCTCTCTGCTTCTACTCTtccatgcgtgctaagtcacttcagtctcatCTGATtctttgctcctctgtccatgggattctccaggcaagaacactggagtgggttgcggtgccttcctccagaggatcttcccaccccagggatggaaccagagtctcttatgtctcctgcgttggcaggccagttctttgccactagcgccacctggaaactTCCACCCTTAATCTTTTTCTAATCCATCCTCTGACGACTATGCCTgtaaaatcttcattttgaatAGCAGTATGGCATAGGGTTGTGAACATTAGTTTGGAGTCAAATGGAGTGAACTCCTGATTTATCACCCCAACTGGAATACTTGAATAATTTGCTAGTTAAACTGGGACTAGCCTAGGCCACCTGGATGTATGGTCAAAATCAGAGAGAACTTGATTCAAATTCCCATTCTCCAGTGTGCTGGCAGTGTAACTTTAGGActcttaaattttatctttttcacctataaaataatgaaaatatctttCTCTCAGGTTTGAAATAGAAACCTCTAACCATAATGTCTAGTGCATTGTAGCAAAGTTGAATATAGTGGCCATCATTATTCCTTAAATGCCGCTTTATTCTCCAGCTCAGAAACCTTTAGAGGTTTCTGTTTCTTCAACAGCATTTCCTAAAGCTTATTCTGTGGAAGTCTGGACGGGTTATGAGAAGTTCCCTGAAGAAAGAGTGTGTGTTCAGTTAAAATTGGTAAGGACAGAGTCACATGAGGTTAAATGGGTCTGTTCACTGAAAGGCTTCTAGGAACCTTCATAAGTTAATATACATTAGGAATCTAATCATGGCATAAGATGCATTATCTCCCACATTTATCTTACCATGGTCTGTTTTTCATGTTAGCATCTCGAGGGACCCAGTATCCTACAGAATACTATAGAATAAAGACCAGCATGCTGTAGAATAAAGACTCATGTTCTCAGCTCagctttttacttctttcttcttaCTGTTTTCCAGCATAAAGCTTCAGACGTACTTGACTGTTTGGTATACCACCTTACTTTCCAGTTGTTTATTACCCAGTTCAGATGGTGTCCCAGTGCCTTTGTGAGCTCCTAGACTATAGGGGCTCGGAATGACCTGTATTCGATTCCTCTGCAGTTACTTACGTGCCAGACACCGTGGGGGCAGAGGCCGCTTCCTCTTGCcctcctttgttttctcttctcctctctccccataGATAATTGTTTGCTGAACCATTTGAAAGTTGTTTGTAGGCATCATGACATTCCACTTCCAATACTCTTTCAGATTGGCtccttttctcactttctttttaaaataactattttgaaattaattcagacatttaaaaattacaaaaatagttGAGAGTTCCCTATTCAGTTTCTTATTTGTATTCACTCATGGATTCTTATTTATGGGTCATAATCTATtcctatcattattttatttctcaaaatgtcTCAGATTAGGCCATTGTCTCTGATGCTTTTTAAGTGTAGTTAAACTGACCTTCAGTCTTTTTCCCCCAGAAAACGTTGAGAGCCATGCTAGTATATACTCCTTGCCATAGTCTGGCAGAAAGAATCAAACTGCAGAGACTTCTCCGGCCAGTTGTAGACACCATCCTAGTCAAGTGTGCAGACGTCAATAGGTAAGGCCCTTTTAATGAACTGATTCAAACCCTCTTGTCCTAAAAGCCTAGCACGGAGCCTCACACCTGCTGAGTGAAGGATACATGCTTATTAAATGAGGCCTTGAATATGGTTTTCTAATGTGATATTTGAAATTAACATGTAACGTTTAAAGCTCTTAAGGACTGGAAAGAAGAACTAATGGCAGGTAAAAAACAGGATAACAAACTGCATGGACCTCCACATTATtatgattctgttttattttaaagtaatattcttaaaactgaaatccagttGATAAGAATAGCTGATATATGAGGTATAATCTCATTTTAGAGAATGAGTTACACAGGATAGAAGCCAATAAAATTATTACACATTGTTTGTATTATCAGGactgaaaaaaaagattaaaaaaatttcactATTTTCTTTGTGATGGAATTTTACTCTGTGACAGTTTATGTCAAATAACAATAATTCTATATATCCTTGCAATATccttaaaaatgagcaaaggacagAATAGCCCTAATTGGAGGTATGAAATTACAAAGTAGAGAAATGAGGTATGGTGATAAGGAATATGACAAGCTATGCTTTTCTTAGACCACtggttctttctcttccttttcccctttccgTAAACTGGGAGGAAAAGACCCATTTTTCATACATAAAGCATAGCCACAGTCAACACATTTGGCAGTTCTAATCTCTTTGTGTCCCAGCAGATCCCAGGCGGTTAGGAGCATTGACTCCCTTAGTTTGCCCCTGCAGTTGCCTCCTTTTGGAGCTCTTCCAGGCTAACTTTGTCTTCCTCCCTAAATCACACGACATAGTCTATAGAGGGTCTCAGAATTTAAGCACTTAACTTTGACTTGTCATCTCTTGAAGTCTGTCTTTCGCCTCCATTGTCTCTCTGCACAAGACTGAACGTTGTAAGAATTAGAGGTTTTCTTGTTGCTTAGAGAGAATACTataaatatctgagaaaaattAACATGTTTGtaaaatacctagaaaaataatttcatttcttaatagtacataggttttgggttctccccccctccccccgagaATTTCAGTGCTTTTATAGCAATTGTTTTGTTGTCCACTCTGAAATTctaaagttaggttgtttgtcTGGTCACTTGAATGACTGAACATTGTAAGAAATATGGTAAAGAGATTTTATGATATCTAGAAGTCAATCTGGCTatgtaaaaagaatataaagtttTAGAtggaaagattttgtttttaatttaacaatTCTTAGTGAAAATCCTGAAGTCAAAATGTCGgaatcttttttcttattttaacagTACATGATAATGAAAATAAGCCTTTTATATGGTTTGATATTTAAATTAATACTTGCTGTGTAAGTAGTGAAGATTCTGTGTTTAACATAGAGGATAAggtaaaatttattaaattagacctaataataaatattatgactTATAGTGACATCAGTAATGCAGTTTTAGTGATAGTcctcaaaaacattttttcccaccTTTTCACATGCGTTACATTACTACTctccttttaatatatattttatccaaGACTCAACTCTGATGTTGCTTCCTTTCATTTTTAGTCGCACAAGTCAGCTGTCTATATCAACGCTATTGGAATTGTGCAAAGGCCAAGCAGGAGAGTTGGCAGTTGGCAGAGAAATACTTAAAGCTGGTAATAACTTTTCACTTAAAATTAATAtagcatattttataattttccttagCCTAATCTCATCTCTAATATGGCAGTTGCAGgattttgaagtaattttatAAATTGACTTGGTCAgctaacattaaaaattaatctgAAAGATAAATTCTTGAAAttaattcagaatatttttattaaacttaaTTTGATCATGTTTTTAGGTTTTAATATCactatttttcagttatttttgctTTCCGTTTTGTAGGATCCATTGGTATTGGTGGTGTTGATTATGTCTTAAATTGTATTCTTGGAAaccaaactgaatccaacaactgGCAAGAACTCCTGGGCCGGCTTTGTCTCATAGATAGACTGCTGTTGGAATTTCCTGCTGAATTTTACCCTCATATTGTCAGTACTGATATTTCACAAGCTGAGCCTGTTGAAGTCAGgtaatttttcttctgaaaatgtatttcttttcctcttcttaccTAACCCATCCCACCCCGACTCATACCTATCCAAGAAGGACACATTTTAGATTAATGGAAGACTCAGAAACTACAGAGCACATATAGGTTACTAATACTTTAATATTTGATTGACAAACACCTAAAGTCTAggctatttaaaatatatagatctTTTATActgaagcaattttttttaatgcaaaagctGTAAATTAGtaccattttctttatttctatataGTTTGCAGTAATTTTAACTTGTTTCATAATTGAATGTGCTTTTTCTTTCAGGTATAAGAAGCTGCTGTCCCTCCTGACCTTTGCTTTGCAGTCCATTGATAATTCCCACTCAATGGTTGGTAAACTCTCCCGAAGGATATATTTGAGTTCTGCGAGAATGGTTACTGCAGTACCCCATGTATTTTCAAAACTGTTAGAAATGCTGAATGTTTCTAGTTCCACTCATTTTACCAGGATGCGGCGTCGTTTGATGGCTATTGCAGACGAGGTGGAAATTGCTGAGGCCATTCAGCTGGGCATAGAAGACACTTTGGATGGTCGACATGACCGCTTTTTGCAGGCATCTGCCCCTAACAGCTATCCAGAAGCCATGGACAACAGTTCCTTTGAACGCACGGACCATTTagagaaaactggaaaaggaTTGTGTGCTACAAAATTGAGTGCCAGTTCAGAGGACATTTCTGACCGACTGGCCAGCATTTCAGTAGGACTTCCTAGCTCAACAACAATGGAGCAACCAAAGCCAATGGTTCAAACAAAGGGCAGACCCCACAGTCAGTGTCTGAACGCCTCTCCTATATCTCCTCACTCTCAGTTAATGTTCCCAGCCTTGTCAACCCCTTCTTCATCAGCCCCATCTGTACCACCTGGCACTGGGACAGATATCTCTAAGCAGAGACCTCAGGGGTTTGTTCCCTGCAAAATGCCTTCTGCATCTCCTCAAACACAGCGCAAGTTTTCTCTACAGTTCCAGAGAAACTGTTCTGAAAACAAAGACTCAGATAAACTTTCCCCAGTCTTCACTCAGTCAAGACCCCTGCCCTCCAGTAATATACACAGGCCAAAGCCATCTCGACCTACCCCAAGTAATACAAGTAAACAGGGAGACGCCTCAAAAAATAGTATGACACTTGATTTGAACAGTAGTTCCAAATGTGATGACAGTTTTGGCAGTAGCAGCAATAGCAGTAATGCTGTTATACCCAGTGACGAGACAGTGTTCACCCCAGTAGAAGAGAAATGCAGATTAGACGTCAATACAGAGCTCAATTCCAGTATTGAGGACCTTCTTGAAGCGTCTATGCCTTCAAGTGACACAACAGTAACTTTTAAGTCAGAAGTTGCTGTGCTCTCtcctgaaaaagatgaaaatgatgATACCTACAAAGATGATGTGAATCATAATCAAAAGTGCAAAGAAAAGATGGAAGCTGAAGAAGAAGAAGCTTTAGCGATTGCCATGGCAATGTCAGCATCTCAGGATGCCCTCCCCATAGTTCCTCAACTACAGGTTGAAAATGGAGAAGATATCATCATTATTCAACAAGATGTAAGTATGGAGTCTTTTAAGCAGTTAAGAGTTTCCTTGGaccatacaataaaataaatctagTTCAGAAATATGGCTTCTAATGTGAGTTAACTATAAGAAGCAGATTTTTCACACAGAATTAATTGTACAGCAATTAATTAATTGTGTCACTGCTTGAACAGAAATACTTGTTGCCTATTTCAGAGGCGCTTCTGGTTGATTCTACAATGGTGAATCACTTATGCATTTGACATTGGTCACCAACACTGTCCATTCAGAAGTCAAGTTTATAGGTGATTTGGGAAGCCAGACTAAACAAGAGTAATATTTTGCTAGACTAATTTCACAGACTTATACTCTTGACAGTAAAAAGATTGCTTTCATTTATTATGTAGACACCGGAGACTCTACCAGGACATACCAAAGCAAAACAGCCTTATAGAGAAGACAGTGAATGGCTGAAAGGTCAGCAGATAGGCCTTGGCGCCTTCTCTTCTTGTTATCAGGCTCAAGATGTGGGAACTGGAACTTTAATGGCTGTTAAACAGGTAAATGTCTAGTGTGcttataaatgattaaaattataaaaatgagtaaaattaaaaaaacaaaggataTATCCCcatgtgtgtatattttagtTCTTTAAGTTTTCAGAAACCTAAATTTCAAAAGTAGTTGTTGCCAGGGCACCAAAAGCATCATGGGTGTATTTGAAAGCTGAAGCATGATTACCATAAGATGCGGTATCCAGATGGGCCTTACAAAGGTTGTGTTTCTTATTtgtgcttttttatatttattagagGTATGGTTTTATACTCCCCTCAGCCAAGTTACTGGTGCAGTGTCACCTTGGGATTTCTGTGGTTTACTCTGTAATGAGCATGCTTATCAATATATGATAAGTCAAGTTTTCATTTTCAGGACATGCTGGTTCTTACAATtggtcttttctcattttttagtCTGTCTTCAGACAGTTTTGAAAGAGTGGCTGTACCCCAGCCTTTTATCAAATTTGCTGCTTAAGATAGAGTCTTATTATCTAAGAAGActgacttggttttttttttttttttaaagtatctacaTTGCATCCATGAGCATAATAAATGCAATCTCCTATTGATACATAAGCTAATTTGGGTTTGTCCATTTTAGATCAGATTGTTAGTGAAAATTGTAAATGAAAACTCATCAGGACTcagaactttatataaatatgtttattgaaACAGGTGACATATGTCAGAAATACATCTTCTGAGCAAGAAGAAGTAGTAGAAGCATTAAGAGAAGAGATAAGAATGATGAGCCATCTGAATCATCCAAACATCATTAGGATGTTGGGAGCTACGTGTGAGAAGAGCAATTATAATCTCTTCATTGAATGGATGGCAGGTATGTTCATGTTTTAAATCAGAAAAGAGTAATACATAGATTTAACTTTTGCTTGATAGTAAATTTAGGAAAACAGTTTAATGAACACTTACTTTATTAAATAGTTTAGGTTTCTAAAAGCAAATTGCCCTAACATAGTACAGTTGTATAActgtaaatattttgtctttcatctaaatataaataaaatattcattacctttaaaatttttacagtgTGTCTTTTAAAATGATTGTGTGCCATTGTTTTATAGGAATAATTGTTCAAACCTTCTATGATAAGATCCATATATGTCTAGTTGGCCATCTTTAATTGGATAGATTTTTGAGATATTTTAACAtaactgtaaaataaaattacaatacaGCTTTTAAAACTTACAAGTATACTAGCACTGAAGCGTAAAGTTGAACCTTGTCATCTACTTTAACAAACAGACTGTTTTATTCTATATTACCTAGcataatacaataaaatatattcagtaaaataaatgacTTGGGGTGTAATGAATACTTAAGTGCTTGGTTTAACTTCTTAGATCTTTTGTGTTTGAAGGGTGTATTTCTATTTACAAATCAGTTCTTTACTATATTCTTTGATGTTGGTTGTAGGTGGTTGATGGTTGTATATGTGTTGACTATAAATACTTCTAGAAGAGGCTTACTAAGTTTGTGACTTGTCCCAGGTCATAGATGGTAAATGGTGAGATAGGAAGCCTAATTCTGGGTTCTTCTGGCTCCTCCCATTCTTTTTACTTAAGTATTTCACTGTTTACTTAAGTATTTAAGAAAGGCATCTTGTGTATCTTGGTCAAAAAGAGAGGTGAATTGTACATATGAGAAACAGTTCCAACCAAAATTGTCAACTTTTAAAGGTTTCTGAAATCTTGACTTTCCAGAAAACCAGTTCATGCAGGTTCCATGAAAATGTCTAATTGATAGACTTTAAGATTACTGGGATGTGTTAGTTTCTAAGTCAGTTTCACTTCTGATGCAGATgataaatttaatatttcaaatgtGAATGTGAGCTCATGCACTGCAAGCTTATATAATCAAAGTATAATAAACAATTTAACTTTGgcttaaatttattattaattattattattacatgttTAGGGGGATCTGTGGCTCATTTGCTCAGTAAATACGGAGCCTTCAAGGAGTCAGTAGTTATCAACTATACTGAGCAATTACTACGTGGCCTTTCATATCTCCATGAAAACCAGATCATTCACAGAGATGTCAAAGGTAAGGATTCTTT
The Muntiacus reevesi chromosome 14, mMunRee1.1, whole genome shotgun sequence DNA segment above includes these coding regions:
- the MAP3K1 gene encoding mitogen-activated protein kinase kinase kinase 1 isoform X2 encodes the protein MENKETLKGLHKMDDRPEERMIREKLKATCMPAWKHEWLERRNRRGPVVVKPIPIKGDGSEISNLAAESQGEGPTSAASSAPKGRRSPSPGGSPSGRSVKSESPGVRRKRVSPVPFQSGRITPPRRAPSPDGFSPYSPEETNRRVNKVMRARLYLLQQIGPNSFLIGGDSPDNKYRVFIGPQNCSCGRGTFCIHLLFVMLRVFQLEPSDPMLWRKTLKNFEVESLFQKYHSRRSSRIKAPSRNTIQKFVSRMSNSHTLSSSSTSASSSENSIKDEEEQMCPICLLGMLDEESLTVCEDGCRNKLHHHCMSIWAEECRRNREPLICPLCRSKWRSHDFYSHELSSPVDSPSPLRATQQQTTQQHPLAGSQRRSQESNLNLTHYGTQQIPPSYKDLAEPWIQVFGMELVGCLFSRNWNVREMALRRLSHDVSGALLLANGESTGNSGSSSGSSPSAGATSGSSQTSISGDVVEACCNVLSMVCADPVYKVYVAALKTLRAMLVYTPCHSLAERIKLQRLLRPVVDTILVKCADVNSRTSQLSISTLLELCKGQAGELAVGREILKAGSIGIGGVDYVLNCILGNQTESNNWQELLGRLCLIDRLLLEFPAEFYPHIVSTDISQAEPVEVRYKKLLSLLTFALQSIDNSHSMVGKLSRRIYLSSARMVTAVPHVFSKLLEMLNVSSSTHFTRMRRRLMAIADEVEIAEAIQLGIEDTLDGRHDRFLQASAPNSYPEAMDNSSFERTDHLEKTGKGLCATKLSASSEDISDRLASISVGLPSSTTMEQPKPMVQTKGRPHSQCLNASPISPHSQLMFPALSTPSSSAPSVPPGTGTDISKQRPQGFVPCKMPSASPQTQRKFSLQFQRNCSENKDSDKLSPVFTQSRPLPSSNIHRPKPSRPTPSNTSKQGDASKNSMTLDLNSSSKCDDSFGSSSNSSNAVIPSDETVFTPVEEKCRLDVNTELNSSIEDLLEASMPSSDTTVTFKSEVAVLSPEKDENDDTYKDDVNHNQKCKEKMEAEEEEALAIAMAMSASQDALPIVPQLQVENGEDIIIIQQDTPETLPGHTKAKQPYREDSEWLKGQQIGLGAFSSCYQAQDVGTGTLMAVKQVTYVRNTSSEQEEVVEALREEIRMMSHLNHPNIIRMLGATCEKSNYNLFIEWMAGGSVAHLLSKYGAFKESVVINYTEQLLRGLSYLHENQIIHRDVKGANLLIDSTGQRLRIADFGAAARLASKGTGAGEFQGQLLGTIAFMAPEVLRGQQYGRSCDVWSVGCAIIEMACAKPPWNAEKHSNHLALIFKIASATTAPSIPSHLSPGLRDVALRCLELQPQDRPPSRELLKHPVFRTTW
- the MAP3K1 gene encoding mitogen-activated protein kinase kinase kinase 1 isoform X1 produces the protein MAAAAGNRASSSGFPGAGAASPEAGGGRGTLKASSAPAAAAGLLREAGSGGRERADWRRRQLRKVRSVELDQLPEPPLFLAASPPSSSTSPSPEPQDAAAGGSGFQPVAVPPPHGAASRGGAHPAEPAAAPDSGAQSPAGAEPGEKRTPAAEPTAAAPAGREMENKETLKGLHKMDDRPEERMIREKLKATCMPAWKHEWLERRNRRGPVVVKPIPIKGDGSEISNLAAESQGEGPTSAASSAPKGRRSPSPGGSPSGRSVKSESPGVRRKRVSPVPFQSGRITPPRRAPSPDGFSPYSPEETNRRVNKVMRARLYLLQQIGPNSFLIGGDSPDNKYRVFIGPQNCSCGRGTFCIHLLFVMLRVFQLEPSDPMLWRKTLKNFEVESLFQKYHSRRSSRIKAPSRNTIQKFVSRMSNSHTLSSSSTSASSSENSIKDEEEQMCPICLLGMLDEESLTVCEDGCRNKLHHHCMSIWAEECRRNREPLICPLCRSKWRSHDFYSHELSSPVDSPSPLRATQQQTTQQHPLAGSQRRSQESNLNLTHYGTQQIPPSYKDLAEPWIQVFGMELVGCLFSRNWNVREMALRRLSHDVSGALLLANGESTGNSGSSSGSSPSAGATSGSSQTSISGDVVEACCNVLSMVCADPVYKVYVAALKTLRAMLVYTPCHSLAERIKLQRLLRPVVDTILVKCADVNSRTSQLSISTLLELCKGQAGELAVGREILKAGSIGIGGVDYVLNCILGNQTESNNWQELLGRLCLIDRLLLEFPAEFYPHIVSTDISQAEPVEVRYKKLLSLLTFALQSIDNSHSMVGKLSRRIYLSSARMVTAVPHVFSKLLEMLNVSSSTHFTRMRRRLMAIADEVEIAEAIQLGIEDTLDGRHDRFLQASAPNSYPEAMDNSSFERTDHLEKTGKGLCATKLSASSEDISDRLASISVGLPSSTTMEQPKPMVQTKGRPHSQCLNASPISPHSQLMFPALSTPSSSAPSVPPGTGTDISKQRPQGFVPCKMPSASPQTQRKFSLQFQRNCSENKDSDKLSPVFTQSRPLPSSNIHRPKPSRPTPSNTSKQGDASKNSMTLDLNSSSKCDDSFGSSSNSSNAVIPSDETVFTPVEEKCRLDVNTELNSSIEDLLEASMPSSDTTVTFKSEVAVLSPEKDENDDTYKDDVNHNQKCKEKMEAEEEEALAIAMAMSASQDALPIVPQLQVENGEDIIIIQQDTPETLPGHTKAKQPYREDSEWLKGQQIGLGAFSSCYQAQDVGTGTLMAVKQVTYVRNTSSEQEEVVEALREEIRMMSHLNHPNIIRMLGATCEKSNYNLFIEWMAGGSVAHLLSKYGAFKESVVINYTEQLLRGLSYLHENQIIHRDVKGANLLIDSTGQRLRIADFGAAARLASKGTGAGEFQGQLLGTIAFMAPEVLRGQQYGRSCDVWSVGCAIIEMACAKPPWNAEKHSNHLALIFKIASATTAPSIPSHLSPGLRDVALRCLELQPQDRPPSRELLKHPVFRTTW